A window of the Chlamydiota bacterium genome harbors these coding sequences:
- a CDS encoding TldD/PmbA family protein produces MKILKEKSEQVFDTVFKTSQADETEIHFNWITHALTRFANNEIHQNMGDEDIEVSIRSSFGKKTARVTTNKTDMEYLKKMTQLSNHLASLTPEDPDLLPMPGPQTYPTVKHAYERTDHIKAETRARAVSVPIKIAQLKNLTCAGIFANDLTRHALGNSKGLRAYSEETYAVFSTTMMDNKLGSGWAKMGHPDSTQIPVETLALQASEKAILSKNPIDISAGAYTVILEPSAVLDLLEFMLLDFGGLSVLEQRSAFTEKLDKKIFGSNITFKDDIYHPLQSGAPFDGEGFPKKQIELVQNGILKNLVYSQSSALRSQKKPTGHGFPVPNAYGEAPMNFVMNGGNSSLKQMIEGTDRGLLMTRFWYIREVDPMQKILTGMTRDGTFLIENGVLKSAVKNLRFNESLFHLLNNVVELGPSVRASGEEGMDMIVPALKANDFHFTSSTKY; encoded by the coding sequence ATGAAAATACTCAAAGAGAAATCTGAACAAGTTTTTGATACGGTTTTCAAAACCAGTCAGGCTGATGAAACTGAAATTCATTTTAACTGGATCACCCATGCCCTCACCCGGTTTGCCAATAACGAGATTCATCAAAATATGGGGGACGAAGATATTGAAGTTTCGATTCGTTCATCCTTTGGAAAAAAAACGGCTCGGGTCACTACGAATAAAACGGACATGGAATATCTCAAAAAAATGACCCAGTTGTCAAATCATCTGGCTTCCCTAACCCCTGAGGATCCCGACCTTCTTCCCATGCCAGGGCCCCAAACTTATCCCACAGTGAAACACGCTTATGAAAGAACAGATCACATCAAAGCTGAAACCAGAGCTCGTGCGGTTTCAGTCCCCATCAAAATCGCACAACTAAAAAATCTGACTTGCGCAGGTATTTTCGCAAATGATCTCACACGTCATGCCCTTGGAAATTCCAAAGGACTTCGAGCCTATTCTGAGGAAACCTACGCTGTTTTTTCAACCACCATGATGGATAACAAACTAGGTTCAGGTTGGGCAAAAATGGGTCACCCCGATTCTACTCAAATCCCCGTCGAAACCTTGGCCTTACAGGCTTCTGAAAAAGCTATTTTAAGTAAGAATCCGATTGATATTTCTGCAGGTGCTTACACCGTGATTCTCGAACCCTCTGCTGTGCTTGATCTCCTTGAATTCATGCTTCTTGATTTTGGAGGACTTTCCGTTTTAGAACAAAGGAGTGCCTTTACAGAAAAATTGGATAAAAAAATTTTTGGTTCAAATATTACTTTTAAGGATGATATTTATCACCCCTTACAATCAGGAGCCCCCTTTGACGGTGAAGGATTTCCAAAAAAGCAAATTGAGTTGGTCCAAAATGGCATTTTAAAAAATTTGGTCTATAGCCAATCAAGCGCTCTTCGCTCTCAAAAAAAGCCTACAGGCCATGGATTTCCGGTTCCCAACGCTTATGGAGAAGCACCCATGAATTTCGTCATGAACGGGGGAAACTCCTCCCTCAAGCAAATGATTGAAGGAACGGATCGAGGGCTTCTCATGACTCGTTTCTGGTATATCCGTGAAGTCGATCCCATGCAAAAAATCTTGACGGGAATGACAAGAGATGGGACTTTTTTAATTGAAAATGGCGTTTTAAAATCGGCCGTTAAAAATTTAAGATTCAACGAAAGCTTATTTCATCTATTAAATAATGTGGTTGAATTAGGACCCAGTGTCCGTGCCTCTGGAGAGGAAGGAATGGATATGATTGTCCCTGCTTTAAAAGCGAACGATTTTCACTTTACAAGCAGTACTAAATATTAA
- a CDS encoding GxxExxY protein, with amino-acid sequence MAIEEKLLYQEITYEIRGACFWIWKEFASAFKESIIDKALTEELKKRGLKVDNQKHIDIFYNKKKVGTYIPDKVINDCVLVELKRKPFLLRQDKEQLWHYLKGSEYKLGLLINFGENELEFERIAYDTKRRSKRDQRQIRVADPRLIRVVDPRLIREQ; translated from the coding sequence ATGGCTATAGAAGAAAAATTGCTGTATCAGGAGATTACATATGAGATTAGAGGAGCGTGTTTCTGGATATGGAAGGAATTCGCAAGTGCATTCAAAGAATCTATCATTGATAAAGCCCTCACGGAGGAACTCAAGAAAAGGGGACTTAAGGTTGATAACCAAAAACACATAGACATTTTCTACAACAAAAAGAAAGTAGGAACTTATATTCCTGATAAAGTTATCAATGATTGTGTGCTCGTTGAACTCAAAAGAAAACCTTTTTTACTACGGCAAGATAAAGAACAATTGTGGCATTATTTAAAAGGATCCGAATACAAATTGGGTTTGCTAATCAACTTTGGAGAAAACGAACTAGAGTTTGAACGCATCGCCTACGACACTAAAAGAAGATCAAAGAGAGATCAGCGCCAGATCCGCGTTGCAGATCCGCGTTTGATCCGCGTAGTAGATCCGCGTTTGATCCGCGAACAATGA
- a CDS encoding ABC transporter substrate-binding protein, translating to MSLKLAHSPDADDAFMFYGLAKGFVPSEEIEFTHILSDIETLNQKAKEGIYEVTALSVHAYPYVSDRYNILKSGASIGDNYGPLLVAREKMSIEDLKWKIIAVPGTLTTAYLALKLFDRNIRTKIIPFNQIIAAVEKKEVDVGLIIHEGQLTFSKNGLHKILDLGVWWNETTGLPLPLGVNGIRKDLEPSLQKKIARLIKESICYSLSHRKEAVEYALQFARGMDPVLADKFIGMYVNDDTIEMSEQSQKAIDVLLTRAFEEGLILQKKLEYI from the coding sequence ATGTCTCTTAAACTCGCCCACAGTCCCGACGCCGATGACGCATTCATGTTTTACGGTCTAGCCAAAGGTTTTGTTCCGTCTGAAGAAATTGAATTCACACATATCTTAAGCGATATCGAAACCCTTAATCAAAAAGCCAAAGAAGGGATTTATGAAGTCACCGCCCTTTCAGTCCATGCCTATCCTTATGTCAGCGACCGCTATAACATTTTAAAATCTGGCGCAAGCATTGGAGATAACTATGGCCCCCTTTTAGTCGCTCGAGAAAAAATGAGCATTGAAGATCTTAAATGGAAAATCATTGCGGTTCCCGGAACCCTGACCACAGCTTATCTTGCTCTTAAACTTTTTGACCGAAATATTCGAACCAAAATCATTCCTTTCAATCAAATTATTGCAGCCGTGGAAAAAAAAGAAGTGGATGTTGGCCTGATCATTCATGAAGGACAGCTTACATTTTCAAAAAATGGCCTTCATAAAATTTTAGATTTAGGAGTTTGGTGGAACGAAACAACCGGACTTCCTCTTCCCCTCGGAGTGAACGGAATTCGAAAAGATTTAGAACCCTCTCTTCAGAAAAAAATCGCCCGTCTTATTAAAGAAAGTATTTGTTATTCACTTTCCCATCGAAAAGAAGCGGTAGAGTACGCCCTTCAATTTGCTCGTGGAATGGATCCCGTCCTTGCGGATAAATTTATTGGCATGTATGTGAACGACGACACCATTGAAATGAGCGAGCAAAGCCAAAAAGCCATTGACGTCCTTCTCACTAGAGCCTTTGAGGAAGGATTAATCCTCCAAAAAAAATTAGAATATATCTAA